A genomic region of Alkalispirochaeta americana contains the following coding sequences:
- a CDS encoding substrate-binding periplasmic protein — protein MVLLLTPPFLPGQPGESAPGGGPPWEVTIYCDDGYPPYSYSEKGQPRGIYTEIVRAVTERMPSYVITIEPVPWRRGVLYMETGEGFALFPPYERPRERPFMDYSLKMLDEELILLVRAESLFTRDSSWPEDFRGTVLGTNDGFMALEPWRDRGIFTIDQSRNTRSGILKLAQQRIDGYANDRLSIQAAIAEIEACGIPLPEFREGPLLGSEAGHLGITREGGDRYVFKEDFVSTFGSILEEMRASGEIRQIAENYLDQSPGILPP, from the coding sequence ATGGTTCTCCTCCTCACGCCCCCCTTTCTCCCGGGTCAGCCTGGAGAAAGCGCACCCGGGGGTGGTCCGCCCTGGGAGGTAACGATCTATTGCGATGATGGGTATCCCCCCTATTCGTACAGTGAAAAGGGACAGCCCCGGGGAATATACACAGAGATCGTGCGGGCTGTAACGGAGAGGATGCCCTCCTATGTGATTACAATTGAGCCAGTTCCCTGGAGGCGCGGTGTGCTCTACATGGAAACCGGTGAGGGCTTTGCCCTATTCCCTCCCTACGAGCGCCCCCGGGAACGCCCCTTTATGGATTATTCCCTGAAAATGCTTGATGAAGAACTGATACTCCTCGTCCGGGCAGAGAGCCTCTTCACCCGAGACTCTTCCTGGCCCGAGGATTTCCGGGGAACAGTCCTGGGCACCAACGATGGTTTCATGGCCCTGGAGCCCTGGAGAGACCGGGGGATATTCACTATCGATCAATCGCGCAATACCAGATCGGGTATACTGAAACTTGCACAGCAACGAATTGACGGCTACGCCAACGACCGCCTGTCAATACAAGCCGCAATCGCAGAGATAGAAGCCTGCGGTATTCCTTTGCCCGAATTTCGGGAAGGTCCCCTTCTGGGCTCCGAAGCAGGTCACCTGGGAATCACCAGGGAAGGAGGAGACCGGTACGTCTTCAAGGAGGACTTTGTTTCCACCTTTGGATCCATTCTTGAAGAAATGCGCGCCAGCGGCGAGATCCGGCAGATCGCAGAAAACTACCTCGACCAATCCCCCGGAATCCTCCCGCCATAA
- a CDS encoding cation:proton antiporter domain-containing protein, translated as MTHRMTYLVVELALILFAAHGAGHLARRYNLPGVMGEIGAGVLLGPYLLGSLPLPLLPRGLFPLHPGEIPVSPELYGLATIASIILLFLSGLETDIKMFLRFALKGSLVGLGGMMIAFGAGYALTAIWLGGAWLSPQALFLGLLCVPTSVGITARVLSEHRKLDSPEGVTILAAAVIDDVLGIILVAVIVGLAGVLAAPGAEAFQWKTVSTIALQAFGMWIGFTLAGLLMARQISRILKLVKAPSQIAVLAFGLALLLAGIFEAAGLAMIIGAYVMGLSLSNTDINYLLQEQMEPLQRFFVPIFFVVMGMLVDLRAFSSPQVIGFGLVYALAGGVAGKLLGSALPARLLGFTNLGSLRIGLGMVPRGEVVLIIAGIGIGSGILSQELFGVAVLMTLVSTIAAPPLLEKALKHPARGTTFEAPRDDSVITRFDFGSNRISTMLTSEVLTALGNEGFFIHLGNHREQMYQIRKDSVFIVLQAVSRGIHFTSQKKDVTFINNLVYESIVNLQYTVTRLKNFSAPPELQANRVEEISRMTFDWNRYLAIPAISLSLTATTKDGIIRELLDIMEREHPLDDRRIAEKDVFSRESVMSTGMQEGVAIPHARTGGTSRLRLALGLAPEGVDFQALDGKPSTIFFLLVSPDHEASPHLQVLAAISGALHKAEAREKLLASRSAGEVIQTLTESSRKGRA; from the coding sequence ATGACACACCGAATGACCTACCTGGTGGTGGAACTTGCCCTTATTCTTTTTGCTGCCCATGGAGCAGGACACCTGGCCCGCCGATACAATCTTCCTGGTGTGATGGGAGAGATCGGGGCAGGAGTTCTCCTTGGCCCCTACCTGCTGGGATCACTCCCGCTTCCCTTGCTGCCCCGGGGGCTCTTTCCTCTTCATCCTGGAGAGATACCGGTATCGCCCGAGCTCTACGGCCTCGCCACAATAGCCTCGATTATCCTGCTCTTTCTCAGCGGCCTCGAGACGGATATCAAGATGTTCCTTCGCTTCGCCCTGAAAGGCTCTCTGGTGGGGCTGGGGGGGATGATGATCGCCTTTGGTGCGGGCTATGCCCTGACAGCAATCTGGCTGGGAGGAGCCTGGCTCTCTCCGCAGGCGCTATTTCTGGGGCTTCTCTGCGTTCCCACTTCGGTGGGGATCACCGCCCGGGTTCTTTCGGAGCACCGGAAGCTTGACTCTCCCGAGGGGGTCACCATCCTGGCTGCTGCCGTTATCGACGACGTCCTGGGAATCATTCTGGTGGCAGTCATCGTGGGACTGGCCGGAGTTCTCGCCGCCCCGGGGGCAGAGGCCTTTCAATGGAAAACCGTCTCCACCATCGCCCTCCAGGCCTTTGGGATGTGGATCGGCTTCACCCTGGCGGGGCTTCTCATGGCCCGTCAGATCAGCCGCATCCTCAAGCTGGTGAAGGCTCCCAGCCAGATTGCTGTTCTTGCTTTCGGCCTCGCCCTTCTTCTGGCGGGGATTTTCGAAGCCGCCGGGCTGGCCATGATTATCGGGGCCTACGTGATGGGCCTTTCCCTCTCCAACACCGATATCAATTATCTGCTCCAGGAGCAGATGGAACCCCTCCAGAGATTTTTTGTTCCCATCTTTTTTGTGGTCATGGGAATGCTCGTGGATCTCCGGGCCTTCTCGTCACCCCAGGTAATCGGCTTTGGCCTGGTCTACGCTCTGGCAGGGGGCGTGGCAGGAAAACTTCTGGGCAGCGCCCTTCCGGCACGACTGCTGGGCTTTACCAACCTGGGAAGCCTCCGGATCGGTCTGGGCATGGTCCCCCGGGGAGAGGTGGTCCTGATCATCGCCGGTATCGGGATCGGCAGTGGCATTCTCTCGCAAGAGCTTTTCGGCGTGGCCGTGCTCATGACCCTGGTCTCCACCATTGCGGCGCCTCCGCTCCTGGAAAAAGCCCTGAAACACCCCGCCCGGGGAACCACCTTCGAGGCACCCCGGGACGATTCGGTGATAACCCGTTTTGACTTTGGCTCCAACCGGATCAGCACCATGCTGACCTCGGAAGTTCTCACGGCCCTGGGGAACGAAGGCTTTTTCATTCACCTGGGAAACCACCGCGAGCAGATGTACCAGATCCGCAAGGACTCGGTCTTCATCGTCCTTCAGGCTGTCTCCCGGGGGATTCACTTCACCAGCCAGAAGAAGGACGTTACCTTTATCAATAACCTGGTCTACGAATCCATCGTGAATCTGCAGTATACTGTGACCAGGCTCAAAAACTTTTCCGCGCCCCCGGAATTGCAGGCAAACCGGGTGGAGGAGATATCACGCATGACCTTTGACTGGAACCGGTACCTTGCGATTCCGGCGATCTCCCTGAGCCTCACGGCGACCACCAAGGACGGGATCATCCGGGAGTTACTGGATATTATGGAACGGGAACATCCCCTGGATGACAGAAGGATCGCCGAAAAAGACGTGTTTTCCCGGGAATCTGTCATGAGCACCGGCATGCAGGAGGGGGTTGCTATCCCCCATGCCCGGACCGGTGGCACCTCCCGGCTTCGTCTTGCCCTGGGGCTGGCCCCGGAGGGGGTGGACTTTCAGGCCCTGGACGGGAAGCCCAGCACGATCTTTTTTCTCCTGGTGAGCCCCGATCACGAGGCGAGTCCCCATCTGCAGGTCCTGGCAGCAATATCCGGGGCACTCCACAAGGCAGAGGCCCGGGAAAAGCTTCTGGCCTCACGCAGCGCCGGTGAGGTTATCCAGACGCTGACGGAGAGCTCGCGAAAGGGGCGCGCCTGA